In Desmospora profundinema, the genomic stretch TTTTCTGAAAAGAAAGGCCTTCGCTTGTCAAAATGGGGGACAGGGCCAGGGTTAAGGTGAAGAGTGAACTGACGACACCTGTGATTAAGGCGATGACGATCACAGCGATTAGGGGGAAGCCTTTTGTGTTCTTATAATATCCCATCGATTACCCTCCTCGATCCGTTTCCATGAGTCACACGTGGAGAATACCCACCGGTATTTGTTTGAAACGCTTCAGCCGATACCAACAGGGATGATAGAGCAATACTCTTAGGATTTCCTTTGAAACCACAAACCATAGCATTTCCGATGAAGGAGATCGAGCCGATCATGATAAAGTCACATATTTAATCCGTTCCCCATGATGGTCTAAGAGAAACAGATGGACTGATTAATAGATAATCTGAATCGTTTTCACTGTCAAGCGTTCAGCCACCAAAAACAGGTGTTCGAATTGGGAGTTGAAAATGGCTTGGATCAAAGGGTACCATAGGAATGGAGAGTCTGTATGTCTCTTCTGAGCGGACAAAGGGGGAGCTCTTTCAGGACGACGAGTAGGAAGGGGTTCACCCAGAAGGAGGATGGGGATGGAGACAAAGCTGAATGAGCTGAAAAGTCGATTGACTGAAGTTTATGAGTTGAGGTGTGTGACCGCACTATTAAACTGGGATCAAGCCACCTATATGCCGGAGGGAGGGGCGGCGGCTCGCGGGCGGCAGATGGCTGTACTGGAAAAGCTATCCCACGAAAAACTGACTGACCCTGCAATCGGGCAGCTGTTGGATGCGTTGCAGTCTGATGAAGAGAGCCTGCCCTACGATTCCGACGAAGCCGGTCTGATCCGGGTGGCACGGAAGGAATTTGATCGTGCCACCCGGGTTCCGGCGGAGTTTGTGGCGGAGATGACCAATCATTTCTCCGATACATATCAAGTATGGATCCAGGCCCGTCCAGCCAATGATTTTTCCATGGTGAAACCGTATTTGGAAAAAACGCTGGACTACAGCCGGCGCTTTGCCGAGTATTTTGAGTACGATCACATCGCCGACCCGCTGATTGACGCGTTTGCCATGGAAGGATACCAAACAGAGACGATTCGGGGGCTCTTTTCCGACTTGCGGGAGCAACTGGTTCCGCTGGTGAAACAGGTGACGGCCCAAGAACCGGCGGACGATTCCTGCCTGCGCCAAACGTTTCCGGAGCAACAGCAGTGGGATTTTGGCCTGAAAGTGATTCGAGAGTTGGGTTACGACTTCAACCGGGGACGCCAAGACAAAACACACCACCCGTTTATGACTAAGTTCTCCTTGGGAGATGTGCGGATCACAACGCGTCTGAAGGAAAATTATCTGGCGGAATCTCTCTTCAGTACCATTCATGAGGCGGGTCATGCCATGTACGAACAGGGCATCCGGGTGGATTTGGAAGGGTCACTCCTGGCGGAGGGCACCTCTTCCGGCGTTCATGAAAGCCAGTCCCGCCTGTGGGAAAACATTGTGGGACGCAGCCGCGGATTTTGGGAGCACTTCTATCCGCAATTGCAGGAGACGTTCCCGGAACAATTGAAGACTGTTTCTCTCGACACATTCCACCGAGCGATTAACAAAGTGGAACCCTCGCTGATCCGGACCGACGCCGACGAGCTGACTTATAACCTGCATGTGATGATCCGCTTTGATCTGGAAGTGGACATGCTGGAAGGGAAATTGGCGGTCAAAGACCTGCCTGAAGCGTGGCGCGAACGGTACAAGCGCGATCTGGGCGTGTTTGATCCGGGGGATCGGGACGGAGTTCTGCAGGATGTCCATTGGCACTTTGGTCCCATCGGCGGCATGTTCCAAGGGTACACCCTGGGCAACATCCTGAGTGCTCAATATTATGAAGCGGCCTTAAAAGCCCATCCCGAGATTCCCGATCAAATCCGGCAAGGAAGATTTGATACGCTTCACGGCTGGTTACGGGAGAATATCTATCAACACGGCGCCAAGTACACTGCACAGGAACTGACGGAGCGGGCCACCGGCTCCCCGCTTACCATCGATCCGTATGTCCGCTACCTGAAAACCAAGTTTGGCGAGCTGTACGCGTTGTAACCTGACCCCCGCTGGGGGTTTTTCTATTATGAATAGAAAGCCGCTCGAAATTTAGACTACCTAAAGTTACGCTGAAAGAAGGTTCATCCGGATTTTCAGCCGGGTGGGAGAGGAGGATGGCATGGAAAAGCAACTGCAAGAGTTGAAATCATATTTGTCTGAAGTATATGACTTAACTTGTGTTTCTTCTTTGTTAAATTGGGATCAATCCTATGCCTGCTGGCGGGGCTGCCGCCCGTGGACGGCAGCGGGCGTTGCTGAGCTGGCTGCTTCATGAACGCTGGACCCATCCCCGTCTGGGACGGCTGCTCGAAAAGTTGCAACCGTATGAGGAAAGCCTCCCTTACGATTCGGATGAGGCCAGCCTGATCCGAGTGGCACGCAAACAGTTTGAACGGGAAAGCCGGGTTCCGGCGGCGTTCATGGAAACGATGACCCGACATTTTGCCGCGACTTATCAAGCATGGTCAAAAGCTCGTCCGGCTGATGATTTTTCAAAGGTGGAACCGTATCTGGAGAAGACGTTGGAGTATAGTCGCCAATACGCCCGATACTTTGAACCTGACCACCTGGCCGACCCCTTAATCGAGTCATTTGCCAGGGAAGGGTTAAAAGCGGAGGAAATACGGTCGCTGTTTTCCCGGCTTCGAAGCGAACTGGTCCCCTTGGTTCGACAGGTGGTGGAACAGCCGATTGCGGACGATTCCTGCCTGCGGCAATCTTTTCCCGAACAGCAGCAATGGGATTTCGGGCTGAGGGTGATCGAACGGCTGGGCTATGATTTCAGTCGGGGGCGGCAGGATCGTACCCTTCATCCTTTTTGTACGAAATTTTCCGTGGGTGATGTGCGCATCACGACCCGTCTGAAGGAAAACCGTCTGGGGGAGGCTCTCTTTTGCACCATCCACGAGTCGGGGCACGCCATGTACGAGCAGGGGATCCGGATGGAATTGGAGGGAACGCCGCTGGCACGGGGCACCTCCTCCGGCGTCCATGAAAGCCAGTCCCGCCTGTGGGAAAACATCGTCGGTCGCAGCCGCGGATTTTGGGAGCACTTTTATCCCCAGCTGCAGGAGACGTTTCCGGAGCAGCTGAAAAACGTTTCCCTCGATACGTTCTACCGCGCGATCAACAAAGTGGAACCTTCGCTGATCCGAACCGCCGCCGACGAGCTGACTTATAACCTGCACGTGATGATCCGCTTTGATCTGGAGCTGGATCTGTTGGAAGGGAAATTGGCGGTGAAGGATCTGCCTGAAGCGTGGCGCGAGCGGTACAAGCGTGACTTGGGGGTGTTCGATCCCGGGGACAGGGACGGGGTTCTGCAGGATGTCCACTGGCACTTCGGGACCATCGGAGGCATGTTCCAAGGGTATACGTTGGGCAATATTCTCAGCGCTCAATTTTATGAGGCGGCCTTAAAAGCCCATCCCGAGATACCGGATCAGATCCGTGGAGGAACCTTTGACACACTCCACGGCTGGTTACGGGAGAACATCTACCAACACGGCCGAAAATTTACGGCGGCGGAACTGGTGGAACGGGTGACCGGCTCTCCGCTTACCATCGATCCGTATGTCCGGTATTTGAAACAGAAATACGGGGAGTTGTATTCCCTGTAGGAAGGAGCAGGTGGCGGTTCTGTTTTGCGTTCCCCATCTCTAACAGCGGAATGGTACACTTAATCCGGATGACTCACTCATGGGGAGGAACAAACATGGCCAAACACCATTTCCACCTGACTGCCCGCTGGCAAGGGGGACGGAACGGGATCGGCACCATCGACGCAGGAAATTTAAAAAGCGAGATTTCCATTCCGGAAGAAATGAGGGGACCGGGAGTAGGAACCAATCCCGATGAAATGCTGATCGGCTCGGCTGCCACCTGCTATTTGATCACCTTGGCGGCGATGCTGGAGCGGGCGGCCATCCCAGTGAAGGAGCTCACCCTGGAGACCGAAGGGGTCGTCCGGGAAGAGCGGGGTTTGAAATTTGAACGAATCACACACCGCCCGACGGTTATCCTGGAGGCCACCGCCACTGCCGGTCATCTGGAGCAGACGGAAGCGGCTACGGAACGGGCCGAACGCCACTGCATGATTTCCAATGCCCTCCGGGGCAATGTGGAGTTGGCGGTGGAGGCAAATGTGTCGGTGGTAAAGGATTAACACTCATTTCCCAGAGGAATTGCGGCTTAAGAGAAAGGGACTTTTTCATTTTGCTTTTACACCAAAAAGGCGGGGATTTTCCCCGCCTTTTTTCATGCAGATGTGCTTTTGGCCGATTTCCCCTTATGGCTCAGGAATTCCACGAGCCTTCCAGATGTGTGAAGAATGCGAAACGGATAGGATGCGTACTCTTTTTCCTGCAACAACTCGTGCCCTTTGGCTTTGGCTGTTTGGTCGTCGGCAGCCTTGATCGGCTCATCCAGAAGTTTCTTGCCTTCATTGTCATAGACGGTGATGTGGTACATGGACATCCCCTCCGATAAGGTTTATTCCCTTACAGTATATCAAAAAAAAAGACCCACCTCCGGGGAGATGAGAGGCCGGTTGGGTGGGCGGATTATTGCTGGATACGGTAAAGGGGGTTACCGCTGATTCCAGGGTAAACAACCAGTGATAAGGCTAGTTTAATGAAATGTTAATTTTCCATTACCTTCAGGATTGCGGAGCGGATCCACCGCTGTCGGCTTTGGGTTTCCGGAAACTGAGAGCTCCCGACAGGATCATGAGAATGCCGGGAATCAGCCAGAGGAAACTGGCGAGCAGAAATCCGCCCACTCCGGCCACCAATTGAATGATACCGCTTAACACATGGTTTTTCCGGATCATGGAGGGAACGGAAAAGACGATTGAAGCGATGGACAGCAGAAGGAGCAAGCCGCCGACCACGGTGATCCAGGTTGCATCGATTTCCGCCATGGTTTCAGCTTCGTCCATCAAATCCACGTAGGCTTGCCCAAACAGTCCTCCCGCAAGTACAAGCAAGCCCGCTCCCGCCCCCAAAATTCCCCCGATTAATCCCAACACGAATTCTGCGGTTCGTTTCATCGTGCCCTCTCCTTTGTCATGAGTTCAGATCCCCTGAAGAGGGGATTCCCCATGGTTTTATGCGTGGGACAGGACGGTTATTCCAACCCTTATTTTTGCACAATGGTGCGATGGGGGTAAGGGATTTCGATGCCCGCTTCATCCAGGGCTTTTTTCAATTCTTTGCGCAGCGCACGTTCCACTGCCCACTGCTCTCCGTTTTCTGTTTTGGCCAGGATCCGGATCACCATGTCGGAGTTCTCCAAGCTTTGCACACCCAACACGTTGGGGCCTTCTACGATTTGGGGCATGTCCTGTGCCAGCCGGTCACAAGCTTTTTGCATCACTTGAATCGCTTCGTCCACATTGGATTCATAGGCGATTCCGATATCCACCAATGCCTGCATGTTGCCGCGGGAGTGGTTGGTCAATGCGCCGATCTCTCGATTGGGGATGTAGTGGAGGTCGCCGTTCATTCCCCGTACTTTAATGCAGCGGAGTCCGGTTTCCTCTACGATTCCGGAATAGCCGTTGATGGTGACATACTCCCCCACATTCACCTGGTTTTCCAGCAACACAAAAAAACCCGTCACGATGTCACTAACCAAACCCTGAGCTCCAAAACCGATGGCCAGACCAAGAATCCCGGCGCTGGCGAGGATTCCCGTGGTGTCCACATCAAATTCCCGCAGAATGGCCACAAAGGCGATGAAAAAGATGACGTAGCCGGTGAGGCTGGATAACAATGTTTTCAAGGTATCGATCCGCGGTTCCGCCGCTTCACGGTTGCGGATGCGCGTTTCCACCAGGCGAGCAATCACGTTTTTTACTATCGCATAGACAATGATGGCGGTCACTGCGATGATGCTGGCGGTGGCCAGCTTTTCCAACCACTCCATGTAGAGATTTCCTCCTTTGAATTGTGGTAAGCCTGCTCTTGCTGGGAACCCTGTTTTTCGCTCCGGTGGTTAGTCAGGTGGCGGCATTGCGGGTCATTACTGCTCCTGCGTTGATGATCGTCTGTCCGAACTGGCTAAGGTGAAATGGGAAGACTTTGACGAAGCGTTTCCCGCTTTTATCGTCATGTTGAGCATGCCGCTGACTTTCAGCATTGCTACGGGAATCGCCTTCGGGTTTAACACCTATCCGTTGCTGAAGGTACGTGGGAAAATCCGTGAGGTTCATCCTCTTCTGATCCTGTTTATGGTGTTGTTTATCCTGCAGTTGGTCTTCGTTCCGGAATAATGATCAATTTGAAACCAACCCGGTAAAACCGGGTTGGTTTTATTATACCACCTCCTGTCCAATGCGCCTTCCAACTCTGTATTAGTAAAATGGATGCTTTTATTCCGGTGTCAAAAGTGATACAATATTTTCTATTACCAAAAAAGGGGGATACCAATGGGACCACGCCAATTGTTTGTATCGGATCTGGATGGGACATTGTTGAACCCGACGGCGTCTTTATCGACATACAGCCGCCGCCAGCTGAAAAGGCTGCTGGAGAAAGGCCTGCCCTTTACCGTGGCCAGTGCCCGCAACGTGATTTCGATTCGCAATATTCTGGAGGACTT encodes the following:
- a CDS encoding carboxypeptidase M32, coding for METKLNELKSRLTEVYELRCVTALLNWDQATYMPEGGAAARGRQMAVLEKLSHEKLTDPAIGQLLDALQSDEESLPYDSDEAGLIRVARKEFDRATRVPAEFVAEMTNHFSDTYQVWIQARPANDFSMVKPYLEKTLDYSRRFAEYFEYDHIADPLIDAFAMEGYQTETIRGLFSDLREQLVPLVKQVTAQEPADDSCLRQTFPEQQQWDFGLKVIRELGYDFNRGRQDKTHHPFMTKFSLGDVRITTRLKENYLAESLFSTIHEAGHAMYEQGIRVDLEGSLLAEGTSSGVHESQSRLWENIVGRSRGFWEHFYPQLQETFPEQLKTVSLDTFHRAINKVEPSLIRTDADELTYNLHVMIRFDLEVDMLEGKLAVKDLPEAWRERYKRDLGVFDPGDRDGVLQDVHWHFGPIGGMFQGYTLGNILSAQYYEAALKAHPEIPDQIRQGRFDTLHGWLRENIYQHGAKYTAQELTERATGSPLTIDPYVRYLKTKFGELYAL
- a CDS encoding carboxypeptidase M32, translating into MPAGGAAARGRQRALLSWLLHERWTHPRLGRLLEKLQPYEESLPYDSDEASLIRVARKQFERESRVPAAFMETMTRHFAATYQAWSKARPADDFSKVEPYLEKTLEYSRQYARYFEPDHLADPLIESFAREGLKAEEIRSLFSRLRSELVPLVRQVVEQPIADDSCLRQSFPEQQQWDFGLRVIERLGYDFSRGRQDRTLHPFCTKFSVGDVRITTRLKENRLGEALFCTIHESGHAMYEQGIRMELEGTPLARGTSSGVHESQSRLWENIVGRSRGFWEHFYPQLQETFPEQLKNVSLDTFYRAINKVEPSLIRTAADELTYNLHVMIRFDLELDLLEGKLAVKDLPEAWRERYKRDLGVFDPGDRDGVLQDVHWHFGTIGGMFQGYTLGNILSAQFYEAALKAHPEIPDQIRGGTFDTLHGWLRENIYQHGRKFTAAELVERVTGSPLTIDPYVRYLKQKYGELYSL
- a CDS encoding SACOL1771 family peroxiredoxin, with translation MAKHHFHLTARWQGGRNGIGTIDAGNLKSEISIPEEMRGPGVGTNPDEMLIGSAATCYLITLAAMLERAAIPVKELTLETEGVVREERGLKFERITHRPTVILEATATAGHLEQTEAATERAERHCMISNALRGNVELAVEANVSVVKD
- a CDS encoding YhzD family protein, translated to MYHITVYDNEGKKLLDEPIKAADDQTAKAKGHELLQEKEYASYPFRILHTSGRLVEFLSHKGKSAKSTSA
- a CDS encoding DUF4064 domain-containing protein, which translates into the protein MKRTAEFVLGLIGGILGAGAGLLVLAGGLFGQAYVDLMDEAETMAEIDATWITVVGGLLLLLSIASIVFSVPSMIRKNHVLSGIIQLVAGVGGFLLASFLWLIPGILMILSGALSFRKPKADSGGSAPQS
- a CDS encoding mechanosensitive ion channel family protein; this encodes MEWLEKLATASIIAVTAIIVYAIVKNVIARLVETRIRNREAAEPRIDTLKTLLSSLTGYVIFFIAFVAILREFDVDTTGILASAGILGLAIGFGAQGLVSDIVTGFFVLLENQVNVGEYVTINGYSGIVEETGLRCIKVRGMNGDLHYIPNREIGALTNHSRGNMQALVDIGIAYESNVDEAIQVMQKACDRLAQDMPQIVEGPNVLGVQSLENSDMVIRILAKTENGEQWAVERALRKELKKALDEAGIEIPYPHRTIVQK